A genomic region of Zalophus californianus isolate mZalCal1 chromosome 1, mZalCal1.pri.v2, whole genome shotgun sequence contains the following coding sequences:
- the SPTSSB gene encoding serine palmitoyltransferase small subunit B, which produces MDFKRVKDYFSWLYYQYQIISCCAVLEPWEQSMFNTILLTIFAMVVYTAYVFIPIHIRLAWEFFSKMCGYHSTISN; this is translated from the coding sequence ATGGATTTCAAGCGTGTGAAGGACTATTTCTCCTGGCTCTACTATCAATACCAAATCATTAGCTGCTGTGCTGTCTTGGAGCCCTGGGAGCAATCCATGTTCAATACAATCTTACTGACCATTTTTGCTATGGTGGTGTATACCGCCTATGTTTTTATCCCAATCCACATTCGTCTGGCTTGGGAATTTTTCTCCAAAATGTGTGGCTATCACAGTACAATTTCTAATTGA